A single Ammospiza caudacuta isolate bAmmCau1 chromosome 6, bAmmCau1.pri, whole genome shotgun sequence DNA region contains:
- the PTGER2 gene encoding prostaglandin E2 receptor EP2 subtype, whose product MNGTGRADGSAGEALPAGARPLVSALMFSAGLLGNLLALALLLRGRRGARQRPPALFHVLVLALVVTDLLGTCSVSPLVLASYHRNLTLTSLARGGHICLYFGFAMSFFGLATMLILFTMALERCLALGRPYFYERFLSPRTGLVVLPAIYTFSAALCSLPLLGFGRYVQYCPGTWCFIQMHLEPHRGLDVAFSLLYATLLLLLIVAVLLCNLSVMANLARMHRRGQRSRRVAAPEQPRGAAGCGRRMFSMAEEIDHLLLLSIMTITFVICSLPFTIRAYVNKLSEAEGDHGWDLLALRFLSINSIVDPWVFAILRPPVLRLMRSVLCCQLTPAAPSGHAVSSAVTKLPARPHLCGQ is encoded by the exons ATGAACGGGACGGGCCGGGCGGACGGGAGCGCCGGGGAAGCGCTGCCGGCCGGGGCTCGCCCGCTGGTCAGCGCCCTCATGTTCTCGGCCGGGCTCCTGGGGAACCTGCtggcgctggcgctgctgctgcggggCCGCCGCGGGGCTCGGCAGCGCCCGCCCGCGCTGTTCCACGTCCTGGTGCTGGCGCTGGTGGTCACCGACCTGCTGGGCACCTGCTCCGTCAGCCCCTTGGTGCTGGCCTCCTACCACCGAAACCTCACCCTGACCAGCCTGGCCCGCGGAGGGCACATCTGCCTCTACTTCGGCTTCGCCATGAGCTTCTTCGGCCTCGCCACCATGCTCATCCTCTTCACCATGGCGCTGGAGCGCTGCCTGGCCCTGGGGCGCCCCTACTTCTACGAGCGCTTCCTGAGCCCCCGCACGGGCTTGGTGGTCCTGCCGGCCATCTACACCTTCTCGGCCGCCCTGTGCTCGCTGCCGCTGCTGGGCTTCGGGCGCTACGTGCAGTACTGCCCCGGCACCTGGTGCTTCATCCAGATGCACCTGGAGCCGCACCGCGGGCTGGACGTGGCCTTCTCGCTGCTGTACGccacgctgctgctgctgctgatcgTGGCCGTGCTGCTGTGCAACCTGAGCGTGATGGCGAACCTGGCCCGCATGCACCGCCGCGGGCAGAGGAGCCGCAGGGTGGCCGCCCCCGAGCAGCCCCGAGGGGCCGCGGGCTGCGGGCGGAGAATGTTCTCCATGGCCGAGGAGATCGaccacctgctgctgctctccatcatgACCATCACCTTCGTcatctgctccctgcccttcaCG ATCCGCGCCTACGTGAACAAGCTCAGCGAGGCAGAGGGTGACCACGGCTGGGACCTGCTGGCCCTGCGTTTCCTGTCCATCAACTCCATCGTGGACCCGTGGGTGTTTGCCATCCTGCGGCCGCCCGTGCTGCGCCTCATGCGCTCcgtgctctgctgccagctcacCCCCGCGGCGCCCAGCGGCCACGCCGTGTCCTCTGCTGTCACAAAGCTGCCAGCACGGCCACACCTCTGTGGGCAGTAG